One genomic window of Paeniglutamicibacter sp. Y32M11 includes the following:
- a CDS encoding ABC transporter substrate-binding protein: MRISTSVLKTLAVGAVGALALTGCGSSETPAASSSSDPNAVTVLNAGKLTVCSDIPYEPFEFVKDGKNVGFDMDIAAEIAKDLSLELNVIDSSFDSIESGLFRTQCDIAISSLSITDARKANMDFSTPYMDDDLTLIAKDGSGVTDIESAKGKKVGVQQATTGAKYAKDNGVDAIGYEDSGLQIASLKAGTTVATLGNQSVLAYAIKDDPTFKRVADFKTGEKLGIAVPKGGTVMLEKVNTTLKRLTDDGSLAKFQETWFGATN, encoded by the coding sequence ATGCGGATTTCAACTTCAGTGCTTAAGACCTTGGCCGTGGGGGCCGTGGGCGCACTTGCACTCACCGGTTGCGGAAGCAGCGAAACACCGGCAGCATCATCGTCCTCGGACCCCAATGCTGTCACCGTTTTGAACGCCGGCAAGCTCACCGTTTGCTCCGACATTCCCTACGAACCGTTCGAGTTCGTCAAAGATGGCAAGAATGTCGGTTTTGATATGGACATCGCCGCCGAGATTGCCAAAGACTTGAGCCTCGAACTCAATGTGATCGACTCCAGCTTCGATTCCATCGAGTCCGGGCTTTTCCGCACTCAGTGCGACATCGCGATTTCATCGCTGTCGATCACCGACGCGCGCAAGGCCAACATGGATTTCTCCACGCCGTACATGGATGATGACCTCACCCTGATCGCCAAGGATGGTTCCGGTGTCACAGACATCGAGTCCGCCAAGGGCAAGAAGGTCGGCGTCCAGCAGGCCACCACGGGTGCCAAGTACGCGAAGGACAACGGGGTTGATGCCATCGGCTACGAAGATTCCGGCCTGCAGATTGCCTCGCTGAAGGCGGGCACGACCGTAGCAACTCTTGGCAACCAGTCGGTTCTGGCCTACGCCATCAAGGATGATCCGACGTTCAAGCGCGTGGCAGATTTCAAGACCGGTGAAAAGCTCGGAATTGCCGTGCCGAAGGGCGGAACCGTGATGCTGGAGAAGGTCAACACCACACTCAAGCGCCTGACCGATGACGGGTCGCTGGCCAAGTTCCAAGAGACGTGGTTCGGCGCCACCAACTAA